From a single Nostoc edaphicum CCNP1411 genomic region:
- a CDS encoding 2-oxoisovalerate dehydrogenase E1 subunit beta — MTEIVFLVEDDPDGGYTARALTESIFTQADDIETLREMLRDAVHCHFPNEQSRPKIIRLHIVRDEVIAS, encoded by the coding sequence ATGACTGAAATTGTATTTCTCGTTGAAGATGATCCAGATGGTGGTTACACAGCTAGAGCTTTAACCGAGTCAATTTTTACTCAGGCTGACGATATAGAAACACTACGCGAAATGCTTCGTGATGCGGTTCACTGTCATTTTCCTAATGAACAAAGCCGTCCCAAAATTATTCGGTTACATATAGTTCGTGATGAGGTAATAGCTTCTTGA
- a CDS encoding 3'-5' exonuclease: MTQNSFVSSNAQFPIPDEVLILDTETTGLDVKTGQVIELGAILYSVRHQTTIKQYSTLLPAQNNPAEHINRIKPAPLMEITEEQVAESVWMITEMAKKAQVIVAHNAEFDQKWFGSSNNGKSLLPVLLNSKNEPLRWVCTCTEFEWPRQIRSGQSLIELAAAHDIGIFGNHRALTDCQLIAYLFDRMENLNAMFQMALRPKAWFKALVTYDNRELAKKAGFKWIPELKSWVRKMAVDDIKELPFMVNQIEFCQ, encoded by the coding sequence ATGACCCAAAATTCTTTCGTTTCATCCAATGCTCAGTTTCCTATACCCGATGAGGTTCTAATCCTTGATACAGAAACCACAGGGTTAGACGTTAAGACAGGACAGGTTATAGAGCTAGGAGCTATTCTGTATTCGGTGAGGCACCAAACCACTATCAAACAATATTCAACTCTTCTCCCAGCACAGAATAATCCGGCAGAGCATATAAACCGGATTAAGCCAGCACCGTTAATGGAAATAACAGAAGAACAAGTGGCTGAAAGTGTGTGGATGATAACTGAGATGGCAAAGAAGGCGCAAGTTATTGTGGCACACAATGCTGAGTTTGATCAGAAGTGGTTTGGTTCTTCAAATAATGGGAAGAGTCTGCTACCTGTTTTATTGAACTCTAAAAATGAACCACTTCGTTGGGTTTGTACCTGTACTGAATTTGAATGGCCTCGTCAAATCCGATCTGGTCAATCTCTTATTGAATTAGCAGCAGCGCATGATATTGGTATTTTTGGAAATCATAGGGCATTAACAGATTGTCAATTGATCGCATATCTTTTTGATCGGATGGAGAACCTGAATGCCATGTTTCAAATGGCGTTAAGACCCAAAGCTTGGTTTAAAGCTCTGGTAACCTATGACAATAGGGAACTTGCAAAAAAGGCAGGTTTTAAATGGATTCCTGAACTTAAAAGTTGGGTGAGGAAAATGGCTGTGGATGATATCAAAGAACTTCCTTTTATGGTAAACCAAATTGAATTTTGTCAGTAA
- a CDS encoding type II toxin-antitoxin system HicA family toxin, with protein MKLPRDLSGSELVNALALLGYEVSHQKGSHIRLTTQQNGEHHITVPAHDPIKIGTLNAILRDVAAHAGFSRDELLALLFP; from the coding sequence TTGAAGCTCCCACGAGACTTATCTGGTTCAGAATTAGTTAATGCTCTTGCTCTTCTAGGATACGAGGTCAGTCATCAAAAGGGCAGTCACATTCGGTTAACTACTCAACAGAATGGTGAGCATCATATCACAGTTCCCGCCCATGACCCAATTAAAATTGGCACACTTAACGCCATACTGAGAGATGTTGCTGCTCATGCTGGTTTCAGTCGTGACGAATTACTTGCGTTGCTTTTTCCATAG
- a CDS encoding type II toxin-antitoxin system HicB family antitoxin, which translates to MKWRVILESDLETGDWAVWCPELPGCTSAGETEEEALENIKEAIQLYLQPESIELAPGAIAREIIVS; encoded by the coding sequence ATGAAATGGCGTGTAATTCTTGAATCAGACCTAGAAACAGGTGATTGGGCTGTATGGTGTCCAGAATTACCTGGGTGTACTTCAGCAGGAGAAACTGAAGAAGAAGCTTTGGAAAATATTAAAGAAGCAATTCAATTGTATTTACAGCCGGAATCAATTGAGTTAGCCCCTGGTGCGATCGCACGAGAGATTATTGTCTCATGA
- a CDS encoding GAF domain-containing protein — MFNRLTSSELKSAIVRHPLIVKPDTTVMDAIAQMSGVRTLCETTKTVDGQLDELYLEARSSCVLVVEEGKLLGIFTERDVVRLSAQQCCFENLAIREVMTHPAVTLHESDFNDLFFAVNLLQQYRIRHLPILDDQERVVGLVTNESLRQSSRPVDLLRLRLVFEVMTSDVICATPNSSMLAIAQLMAKHRVSSIMIVQPGGSETEPLQIPVGIITERDIVQFQALGLNLKTCLAEAVMSTPIFAVKPDDSLWVVQQIMEQRLIRRLAVTGKQGELLGIVTKANLLQALNPLELYKLAEVLEKKSVRLETEKIELLETRNVELEQQVEARMMLLIAKAERERLVLAIALQIRSSLSLQTILDSTVTEVRQLLGCDRVSIWQFEADWQTIAVAESTDSSVSLVGQRVSDSCLKQGYTEIYRQGRIRIVSDIYKAKISDCHRDMLIRLQTRAKILVPLFCGDELWGLLNVTESQHPRDWEPEEVELLQALSVQLAVALQQATTHKKLQEQLIERQQAENRLRQSEQRYIILNQELEAKVAERTTKLQEREVQLQRISERLALSLNSAAIGCWEWDIEDNTILWDERMYALYGITKTSDSYVNYDIWANGLHPDDRNSTEILLQQAVLGQAEYDTEFRIVHSDDSIHFIKAYGMVVRDAQGNAQKMIGVHFDISDRKRAELALQSSEMRFRRIFDSNVVGMLFADFQGKILDANDRFLQMLGYTRDDLDAGTIDWLGMTPPEHVLSDFAAIKHLMQHSAINPREKEYYRKDGSKIPVLIGAAILPGSDNQTICIVVDISEQQAALRERKQAEETIHQQVEREQLLREITQRIRQSLDIQTIFDTACQEIRQVIQADRVGIFKFYPESNFNDGEFVAESVVEGFASVVAIRIHDHCFGENYSSFYALGRFHVVDDIYNGGMTPCHIEILAQFQVRATLVVPLLCGDNLWGLLCIHQCATTRHWQQFEIDFTQQLSNQLAIAIQQANLYEQIQSELLVRQKAEARIALQLRRQQTLGAIVQKIRESLDINEILATVTQQVKDVLHSDRVIVFRLFADGRSQIVQEAVSGEFPALKDRHWDNEVWSQEILDCYWQGKPRIVPDVTNDIWAKCLVEFSREGQIQSKIVAPILQDVRGSENHRWVAPWVTNKLWGVLVVHACQEKRVWKDSEAQLLQQIANQLAIAIQQAGLFEQLQQELAERQQAEAKLTDSNQQLAISNQELARATRLKDEFLANMSHELRTPLNAILGMTEGLQEEVFGVVTEQQLKALRTIERSGSHLLELITDILDVAKIEAGQIELDYALTPVARLCQSSLVFIKQQALQKRIQLEIKLQTNLPDLLVDERRIRQVLINLLNNAVKFTPERGRVTLEVTQLFRISTTDLTEQHFLHFAVTDTGIGISPENIKNLFQPFVQIDSALNRQYAGTGLGLALVKRIVELHGGSVGLTSELGVGSCFTIDLPYTPSFGISPEMTADDQLAVTSERDSPSTEEAATFTPLILLAEDNEANISTVSSYLKAKGYRIVLAQNGQEAIDVAKTYHPDLILMDIQMPGMDGLEAMRKIRLDSNLVDIPIVALTALAMTGDRDRSLKAGASDYLSKPIKLKQLAITIQQLLNATKDDK, encoded by the coding sequence ATGTTTAACCGTCTCACCTCATCAGAACTGAAATCTGCGATCGTCCGTCATCCCCTGATAGTTAAACCGGATACAACGGTGATGGACGCGATCGCTCAAATGAGTGGCGTGCGAACTCTTTGTGAGACTACTAAAACTGTGGATGGGCAACTGGATGAGCTTTATTTGGAAGCACGATCAAGCTGCGTATTAGTAGTAGAAGAAGGGAAATTGCTAGGTATCTTCACGGAACGGGATGTGGTGCGTCTATCTGCCCAGCAGTGTTGCTTTGAGAATTTGGCAATTCGGGAGGTGATGACTCATCCAGCCGTCACCCTTCACGAGTCTGATTTTAACGATTTATTTTTTGCTGTTAATTTGCTCCAACAGTATCGCATTCGCCACTTACCAATTCTGGATGATCAGGAGCGAGTAGTGGGGCTGGTAACTAATGAAAGTCTACGGCAATCTTCTCGCCCCGTGGATCTCTTGCGGTTGCGACTGGTGTTTGAAGTAATGACGAGTGATGTGATTTGTGCTACGCCAAATAGTTCCATGCTGGCGATCGCTCAACTGATGGCAAAACACCGGGTTAGTTCCATCATGATTGTACAGCCAGGTGGTAGCGAAACTGAACCTCTGCAAATTCCTGTGGGAATTATCACCGAGCGCGACATTGTGCAATTTCAGGCATTGGGTTTGAACTTAAAAACTTGTCTAGCAGAGGCGGTAATGAGTACGCCGATTTTTGCCGTGAAACCTGACGATTCGCTGTGGGTGGTGCAGCAGATTATGGAACAACGCTTAATCCGCAGGTTGGCGGTGACGGGGAAACAGGGTGAACTATTGGGAATTGTCACTAAGGCTAATTTGCTACAAGCCCTCAACCCGTTAGAGCTATACAAGTTGGCGGAGGTGTTGGAAAAAAAGTCTGTGCGGTTAGAGACAGAGAAAATCGAACTCTTAGAAACCCGCAACGTTGAACTCGAACAACAAGTTGAAGCCCGAATGATGCTCCTAATAGCAAAAGCTGAACGGGAGAGATTGGTGCTAGCGATCGCCTTACAAATCCGCTCATCCCTGAGTTTACAAACTATTTTGGATAGTACCGTCACAGAGGTGCGGCAATTGTTGGGCTGCGATCGCGTCAGTATTTGGCAGTTTGAAGCAGATTGGCAAACTATCGCCGTCGCCGAGTCCACTGATTCTTCAGTGTCACTGGTGGGTCAGCGTGTTAGTGATAGCTGTTTAAAACAAGGCTACACTGAAATTTACCGCCAGGGGCGGATTCGCATCGTGTCGGATATCTACAAGGCCAAAATCTCAGACTGTCACCGAGATATGCTAATTCGCCTCCAGACACGAGCCAAAATTTTAGTACCGCTCTTCTGCGGTGATGAACTATGGGGTTTGCTCAATGTCACCGAAAGTCAGCACCCCCGCGATTGGGAACCGGAAGAAGTCGAACTGCTGCAAGCTTTATCAGTGCAATTGGCAGTTGCCCTTCAGCAAGCCACCACCCACAAAAAATTGCAAGAGCAACTAATCGAGCGCCAGCAAGCGGAAAATCGACTGCGGCAGAGCGAACAGCGTTATATTATTCTCAATCAAGAACTAGAAGCCAAAGTCGCAGAACGCACAACTAAACTTCAAGAACGAGAGGTGCAACTCCAGAGAATATCGGAGCGCTTGGCTTTGTCCCTCAACTCTGCGGCGATCGGATGTTGGGAGTGGGACATTGAAGACAACACCATCCTCTGGGATGAGCGGATGTACGCGCTGTATGGTATCACGAAAACATCTGATTCCTATGTGAACTACGACATTTGGGCAAACGGGCTACATCCAGATGACCGTAACTCAACCGAAATATTGCTCCAGCAAGCCGTTTTAGGGCAGGCAGAATACGATACTGAGTTTCGGATAGTACATTCTGATGACAGCATCCACTTCATCAAAGCCTATGGGATGGTAGTGCGAGATGCTCAGGGTAATGCCCAGAAAATGATTGGAGTTCACTTTGATATTAGCGATCGCAAACGAGCAGAACTTGCCCTGCAAAGTAGTGAAATGCGCTTCCGGCGAATATTTGATTCTAATGTAGTCGGTATGCTCTTTGCCGATTTTCAGGGAAAAATTCTCGATGCCAACGATCGCTTCTTACAAATGTTGGGCTACACCAGGGATGACTTAGATGCCGGAACAATTGATTGGCTGGGAATGACCCCACCCGAACATGTTCTTTCTGATTTTGCCGCGATCAAGCATCTGATGCAACATAGCGCGATCAATCCCAGAGAAAAGGAATATTACCGCAAAGATGGTAGCAAGATTCCTGTACTGATTGGAGCGGCAATTCTTCCAGGCTCAGACAATCAAACCATTTGTATAGTAGTGGATATTAGCGAACAGCAAGCTGCACTTCGCGAACGCAAACAGGCTGAGGAAACTATTCACCAACAGGTTGAACGAGAACAACTGCTGCGAGAAATCACCCAGCGAATTCGTCAATCCCTAGACATCCAGACCATTTTTGACACCGCTTGCCAGGAAATCCGCCAAGTAATTCAGGCTGATCGGGTGGGTATTTTCAAGTTCTATCCTGAATCCAACTTTAATGACGGTGAATTTGTGGCTGAATCGGTTGTAGAAGGTTTTGCTTCAGTAGTGGCAATTCGGATACATGACCACTGCTTTGGTGAAAATTATTCATCCTTCTATGCTTTAGGCAGATTTCATGTCGTCGATGATATTTATAACGGTGGGATGACTCCCTGCCACATCGAGATCCTAGCTCAGTTTCAGGTGCGAGCCACTCTGGTAGTGCCATTGCTTTGTGGTGATAATTTGTGGGGTTTACTGTGCATCCATCAATGTGCAACAACTCGCCACTGGCAACAGTTTGAGATTGACTTTACCCAACAGTTATCTAACCAGTTGGCGATCGCCATTCAACAAGCGAATCTCTACGAGCAAATCCAGTCTGAACTGTTGGTACGGCAGAAAGCCGAAGCGAGGATTGCCCTGCAACTGCGGCGACAGCAAACGTTAGGGGCAATCGTCCAAAAAATTCGGGAGTCGTTAGATATTAACGAGATCCTGGCAACAGTGACTCAGCAGGTTAAAGATGTACTGCACAGCGATCGTGTCATCGTCTTCCGGCTGTTTGCTGACGGTAGAAGTCAAATTGTTCAAGAAGCCGTATCTGGTGAGTTCCCCGCCCTCAAAGACCGACACTGGGACAATGAAGTGTGGTCTCAAGAAATCCTCGATTGCTACTGGCAGGGTAAGCCCCGCATCGTTCCTGATGTAACTAATGATATCTGGGCAAAGTGCCTGGTGGAATTTTCCCGCGAAGGTCAAATTCAGTCCAAAATTGTCGCACCAATCTTACAAGACGTGCGAGGTAGCGAAAATCATCGCTGGGTTGCCCCTTGGGTAACTAACAAGCTTTGGGGGGTTTTGGTTGTCCATGCTTGTCAAGAAAAACGAGTCTGGAAAGACTCTGAAGCGCAACTTTTGCAACAAATTGCCAACCAGTTGGCGATCGCTATTCAGCAAGCGGGTCTGTTTGAGCAATTACAACAAGAACTCGCTGAACGACAACAGGCGGAAGCAAAGCTCACCGATAGCAATCAACAGCTGGCAATTTCTAACCAAGAACTCGCTCGTGCCACTCGCCTCAAAGACGAATTCCTAGCCAACATGAGCCACGAACTCCGCACCCCCCTTAACGCTATTCTAGGCATGACCGAAGGGCTACAAGAGGAAGTCTTTGGTGTTGTCACCGAGCAACAACTCAAAGCTTTGCGAACCATTGAGCGTAGCGGCTCTCATTTGCTGGAGTTGATCACCGACATCCTTGATGTGGCAAAAATTGAAGCTGGACAAATCGAACTGGACTATGCCTTAACCCCAGTGGCTCGTCTGTGCCAATCCAGTTTGGTGTTTATCAAACAGCAGGCATTGCAAAAACGGATTCAGCTTGAAATCAAACTTCAGACAAATCTACCTGACTTGCTTGTGGATGAACGCCGTATTCGTCAAGTGTTAATTAACCTGCTCAACAATGCAGTCAAATTCACTCCAGAGAGGGGGCGCGTTACCTTAGAAGTTACCCAACTTTTCCGAATCTCAACTACCGATTTAACAGAGCAACATTTCTTGCACTTTGCTGTCACCGATACGGGCATTGGCATCTCGCCAGAGAATATCAAGAACCTATTTCAGCCCTTTGTGCAAATTGATAGCGCCTTAAATCGTCAATATGCAGGTACAGGCTTGGGACTGGCATTAGTGAAGCGAATTGTCGAACTTCACGGCGGTAGCGTAGGGCTAACCAGTGAACTGGGTGTGGGCAGTTGCTTCACCATCGATCTCCCTTATACTCCCAGTTTTGGCATTTCACCAGAAATGACAGCAGACGATCAACTAGCTGTTACTTCAGAACGGGACTCTCCAAGCACCGAGGAAGCAGCAACCTTTACACCCCTAATCTTGCTAGCAGAAGATAACGAAGCCAATATCAGTACAGTTTCTAGCTACCTCAAAGCCAAGGGCTATCGCATTGTGTTGGCACAGAATGGCCAAGAAGCCATCGATGTCGCTAAAACTTACCACCCTGACTTAATTTTGATGGATATTCAAATGCCGGGAATGGATGGTTTAGAGGCGATGAGAAAGATTCGCCTCGATTCTAACTTGGTTGATATTCCGATTGTGGCGCTCACAGCGTTGGCGATGACGGGCGATCGCGATCGCTCTTTAAAAGCAGGAGCCAGCGACTATCTGAGTAAACCCATAAAGCTCAAGCAACTGGCCATTACCATTCAACAACTTTTGAATGCAACCAAGGATGACAAATGA
- a CDS encoding hybrid sensor histidine kinase/response regulator yields MNQPSILVVDDQPDNFDVIETILSEQNYLLHYAASGEEAIASLNLFQPDVILLDVMMPGTDGIEVCQQIKAIPKWQPVPIIMVTALTAKEDLARCLKSGAEDFISKPVNAIELRARIHSMLRIKQQYDKIQNLSEIQASSIKVLESTLNELRGNLASALPHELNTPLNGIVGIISLLMEDIDDMDIAEILELLDLADQSARRLEKLTKQLLIYLELELSTHQQKKNESQSTYFSITAIAAALESHAQGVNRSDDLIFAIEEAKVSISDRYLAIILHELVDNALKFSQTGTAIKISSQVVAGMLNVYIHDMGRGMTAEQISKIGAFMQFERKFYEQQGIGMGLKLVKKIAELCGGQFSISSIYQQETTVHIALPIVNFT; encoded by the coding sequence ATGAATCAGCCCTCTATTTTAGTCGTTGACGATCAACCCGATAACTTTGATGTGATTGAAACAATTTTAAGTGAGCAAAATTATCTGCTGCACTATGCTGCCAGTGGTGAAGAGGCGATCGCATCTCTCAACCTATTTCAGCCAGATGTAATTCTACTAGATGTGATGATGCCAGGAACCGATGGCATAGAAGTGTGTCAGCAAATCAAAGCCATACCAAAATGGCAACCTGTTCCGATTATTATGGTGACGGCTCTCACCGCTAAAGAAGACCTCGCTCGCTGCCTAAAATCAGGTGCCGAGGATTTCATTAGTAAACCCGTCAATGCTATTGAACTGCGGGCACGCATTCATTCAATGCTGAGGATTAAGCAACAGTACGACAAAATCCAAAATTTATCAGAGATCCAAGCAAGTAGTATTAAAGTCTTGGAAAGCACACTTAATGAACTGCGCGGCAATTTGGCTTCTGCTTTACCCCATGAACTCAATACACCACTAAATGGCATTGTCGGAATTATCAGCCTACTCATGGAAGATATTGACGACATGGATATTGCCGAAATCCTTGAACTTTTAGATTTGGCAGATCAATCCGCCCGTAGACTAGAAAAATTAACCAAACAATTATTGATCTATTTAGAACTAGAGCTATCAACACACCAGCAGAAAAAAAACGAATCTCAGTCTACTTATTTTTCAATAACAGCGATCGCAGCAGCTTTGGAATCTCATGCTCAAGGTGTTAATCGTAGCGACGATCTAATATTTGCAATTGAAGAAGCTAAGGTTTCAATATCAGATCGATATTTAGCGATTATCCTCCATGAATTAGTTGATAATGCGCTCAAATTCTCCCAAACTGGGACAGCGATCAAAATCAGTAGTCAGGTGGTGGCAGGAATGCTAAATGTCTATATTCATGATATGGGACGGGGCATGACAGCAGAACAGATATCTAAAATTGGTGCTTTCATGCAGTTTGAACGCAAATTTTATGAACAGCAGGGTATAGGTATGGGCTTAAAGCTTGTCAAAAAAATCGCCGAACTTTGTGGTGGGCAGTTCTCAATTTCCAGTATTTATCAACAGGAAACAACGGTACATATTGCCTTACCTATAGTCAACTTTACATAA
- a CDS encoding type II toxin-antitoxin system HicB family antitoxin yields the protein MLTNYIRTAMHKPTYELLEDGTFYGEIPECQGVWANAATLEACREDLQDALEGWIILGLRLGQTLPLLDGEVT from the coding sequence ATGTTGACAAATTACATTCGTACAGCAATGCACAAACCAACTTATGAGTTGCTTGAAGATGGGACTTTCTATGGCGAAATTCCAGAGTGTCAAGGAGTGTGGGCAAATGCTGCAACACTAGAAGCTTGCCGGGAAGATTTGCAAGATGCTCTTGAAGGATGGATTATTTTAGGATTGCGTTTGGGTCAAACTCTACCTTTACTTGATGGCGAAGTTACCTAA
- a CDS encoding heme o synthase: MIETNVSRHHETFLQVVQSYYQLTKPRIIPLLLITTAGSMWIAAKGEVDPLLLLVTLTGGTLAAASAQTINCVYDRDIDYDMERTRHRPIPSGKVQPRDALIFAIALATISFTLLAVFANLLAALLAFSGIVFYILVYTHWLKRHTPQNIVVGGAAGAIPALVGWAAVTGTLSWSAWLIFAIVFLWTPPHFWALALMIKDDYAKVGIPMLPVIEGTTVTVKQIWYYTLVTVFATVLLFYPLGASGILYAAIAGILGGLFIHKSWRLLQNPEDRAVAKELFLFSISYMMLLCLGMVVDSLPVTHNLINAVSNHLHFIA; this comes from the coding sequence ATGATTGAGACTAATGTCTCTCGCCACCACGAAACATTTTTACAGGTAGTTCAAAGCTACTACCAGCTAACCAAGCCTCGGATTATTCCGTTGCTTTTGATTACCACGGCTGGGAGTATGTGGATTGCTGCTAAGGGAGAAGTAGACCCATTGCTGTTGCTAGTAACTCTCACTGGTGGCACTTTGGCTGCTGCAAGCGCCCAGACGATTAACTGTGTCTATGACCGGGATATTGATTATGACATGGAGCGGACGCGCCATCGTCCGATACCTTCGGGTAAAGTGCAGCCGCGCGATGCTCTAATTTTTGCGATCGCACTGGCGACGATTTCCTTTACACTTCTAGCAGTATTTGCCAACCTGTTAGCCGCGCTGCTAGCTTTCTCTGGCATCGTCTTTTATATTTTGGTTTATACCCACTGGCTAAAACGCCACACCCCTCAGAATATCGTTGTTGGTGGTGCGGCTGGGGCAATTCCGGCTTTAGTGGGTTGGGCTGCTGTTACAGGCACATTAAGCTGGTCAGCATGGCTGATTTTTGCCATCGTCTTTTTATGGACACCACCCCATTTCTGGGCGCTAGCTCTGATGATTAAAGATGACTACGCAAAAGTTGGGATACCAATGTTACCTGTGATTGAAGGTACTACGGTAACTGTAAAGCAGATTTGGTATTACACGCTGGTGACAGTATTTGCAACCGTGTTGTTGTTTTATCCTTTGGGCGCAAGTGGAATTCTTTATGCTGCGATCGCTGGAATTCTGGGAGGATTATTTATCCACAAATCTTGGCGTTTGTTGCAGAATCCAGAGGATCGCGCTGTAGCTAAAGAGTTGTTTCTCTTTTCCATCTCCTACATGATGCTGTTGTGTCTGGGGATGGTAGTTGATAGTCTTCCCGTTACCCATAATCTAATTAATGCGGTGAGTAATCATCTGCATTTTATAGCTTAG
- a CDS encoding MBL fold metallo-hydrolase, with protein sequence MAHLNQRRSQNVNGDFYVDTTCIDCDTCRWMAPEVFYDVDDQSAVYHQPTNEAERLTALEALLACPTSSIGTVEKPKDIKVAQQQFPILVAENVYHCGYHSEKSYGAASYLIQLPEGNILVDSPRFTPPLVKRLEELGPIRYMYLTHKDDVADHQKFAEHFQCDRILHVDDITADTRNVEIQLTGSEPFTLTPDLLIIPVPGHTKGQTVLLYKNKFLFTGDHLAWSESLQQLAAFHGFCWYSWSEQTKSMRNLANYSFEWVLPGHGRRFHADKETMRQQMHKCIEWMESLN encoded by the coding sequence ATGGCTCATTTAAATCAGCGTCGCTCTCAAAATGTCAACGGCGATTTTTATGTAGATACTACCTGTATTGATTGTGATACCTGTCGCTGGATGGCTCCTGAAGTATTTTATGATGTAGATGATCAATCGGCTGTTTATCATCAACCAACGAATGAGGCGGAAAGATTAACTGCGCTTGAAGCACTTTTAGCTTGTCCTACTAGTTCCATTGGCACAGTTGAGAAACCAAAAGATATCAAAGTTGCTCAACAACAGTTTCCAATATTAGTAGCAGAAAATGTTTACCATTGCGGCTATCATTCTGAAAAATCTTACGGTGCTGCTAGCTATTTAATTCAACTTCCAGAAGGTAACATTTTGGTGGATTCTCCCCGGTTTACGCCGCCTTTAGTGAAGCGTTTAGAAGAACTGGGGCCAATTCGTTATATGTACCTAACTCATAAGGATGATGTGGCAGATCATCAAAAGTTTGCCGAGCATTTTCAGTGCGATCGCATCCTCCACGTTGATGATATTACTGCCGATACTCGCAATGTTGAAATACAGCTAACTGGTTCCGAACCATTTACTTTGACTCCAGATTTATTAATTATCCCAGTTCCCGGTCACACCAAAGGACAAACAGTCCTACTTTATAAAAATAAATTTCTGTTCACTGGCGATCATCTCGCTTGGTCAGAAAGCTTGCAGCAACTGGCTGCATTCCACGGTTTCTGCTGGTATTCTTGGTCAGAACAAACTAAATCAATGCGTAACTTGGCTAATTACTCTTTTGAATGGGTACTACCAGGTCATGGGCGAAGGTTTCATGCTGATAAGGAAACCATGCGCCAGCAGATGCACAAGTGTATTGAGTGGATGGAATCTTTGAATTGA
- a CDS encoding pentapeptide repeat-containing protein, producing the protein MRKISCKLKDFMEKRHLSQYQLAKNTGISVNAIGRLYKEEFDRIDCNTAEVLCNYFGCDLGDLFIMQAEGMKEDELIKQYDAGKRDFSGVDLGGAILSQVNLTGVNLTGANLTGAYLCQSDLSKTNLDQTDLRRADLEGVNLKKATLREAKLLFAKLVSANLFCAELTEADLSQASLQNAELGWANLSRTVLKEANLDHAEMVRVNLRGANLTNAKVRKANLKFADLRETKLIDTDIADANLEAACLVRADLSNANFSKARLRKADLSTSNLRCINLTDADLTDADLTDADLTDADLTGANLTGANLTGANLTGANLTGVSLRIADLTNANLDGASLNGATMPDGKLYQSLSSEEDRFLENFSF; encoded by the coding sequence ATGAGAAAGATTAGCTGTAAGTTAAAAGACTTTATGGAAAAACGGCATTTATCCCAGTACCAATTAGCTAAAAATACTGGTATTAGCGTCAATGCTATTGGGAGACTTTACAAAGAAGAGTTTGATCGAATTGACTGCAACACTGCCGAAGTTTTGTGTAATTACTTTGGCTGTGACTTGGGTGATTTGTTTATTATGCAAGCTGAAGGAATGAAAGAGGATGAGCTTATAAAGCAATATGATGCAGGAAAAAGGGATTTTTCTGGTGTAGACTTAGGCGGGGCTATTCTAAGTCAGGTAAACTTGACAGGAGTAAATCTAACAGGAGCAAACCTGACAGGAGCATACTTGTGTCAGTCAGACTTGAGCAAAACCAACTTAGATCAGACTGACCTAAGAAGAGCTGATCTTGAAGGAGTAAACTTAAAAAAAGCAACACTCAGAGAGGCAAAGCTCCTTTTTGCAAAACTAGTGTCTGCGAATCTATTTTGTGCGGAACTGACTGAAGCAGACCTCAGCCAAGCTTCTCTCCAAAATGCAGAGCTTGGGTGGGCAAACCTAAGTAGGACTGTTTTAAAAGAAGCAAATTTAGATCATGCAGAAATGGTTAGAGTCAACTTGAGAGGAGCAAACTTGACAAATGCCAAAGTCAGAAAAGCGAATCTCAAGTTTGCAGACCTGCGTGAGACAAAACTGATTGATACCGATATCGCTGACGCCAACTTAGAAGCAGCTTGTTTAGTTAGGGCTGATCTGAGTAATGCTAACTTCAGTAAAGCCAGACTAAGAAAAGCTGATCTGAGTACTAGTAACCTGAGATGTATCAACTTGACTGATGCTGACTTGACTGATGCTGACTTGACTGATGCTGACTTGACTGATGCTGACTTGACTGGTGCTAACTTGACTGGTGCTAACTTGACTGGTGCTAACTTGACTGGTGCTAACTTGACTGGTGTCAGTTTACGGATTGCTGATCTAACCAATGCTAATTTGGACGGTGCTAGCTTGAACGGAGCAACCATGCCTGATGGTAAATTGTATCAATCTTTGAGCAGCGAGGAAGACAGATTCCTTGAAAACTTTAGCTTTTAA